The following DNA comes from Mercenaria mercenaria strain notata unplaced genomic scaffold, MADL_Memer_1 contig_3130, whole genome shotgun sequence.
CAAAGTATTCAAATATGTTCAGGTTGCAAGAatgaaaaaaatgccatttaCGGATAAGGCATGTTTTATATATCGAATGAGTagtttaaaaggtttaaatgtatTCTATGTAAGAAATACGTATTTGCAATGATATTAAAtctcaaaaaaacaaaacattgtcaAATATAAGGACTAGACGATCAATAACTACTTCGTTTGATGCTTTATACTACGTACAATGTTAACTCGTAAGAGTATCTGAATTGTAGGATGAAATGGATAAGTTATGGAATGATGCAAAAGAACACAACGGTAAATTAATAATTGAATATTGTCATACTCAACTGAAAGAATCGTATGCCGAAGTAATTGGAGAAAAAAGGCAAAATGGGGACTACCTTGTTCCTGGTGGATACGAGGATTATAAGTATGATATAGAAAACACGAAGAGGAAATACAAAACGAAAATGGAAGAGACTGAGGAATATATAGTAGGTTGTTTTTTGCCTTAAATTCAATGAATAACCCTATAAACAGAATCGTATTTTATATGATTGCATCATGTCCGATCTGCTTCATATAAGAATCAGAAACactcaaacaaaaaatatcttttatacaTATCCCATAATCCCAACAAAATATGCATCTTTTTACGAATGTGAATATTTGCAACTCTAAATTACCGGTACTTGCATGCGTTAAGTCTAGATATTCAATAGTATGCTGTCATTTTATATGAGTACAACTCATTGAGCTTTGTGTAAGTTTTGGCTATGATACAAACAGAAAAAGGCGATGAACGATTCCCACATAACATACATGCTTTTGTTAAACTGTTCCCAGTTTCatttgatgatttcaaaaatatatattttttatctattatttcttttgttcCGACTGAAGTGGACTTCTTTTGGATTTTGTTTCCTGACGCTACCTCATTGTGCGACGTTTAGCAATATCGGTTAAAATTCAAGTAGCAGTGTTGAACACATGTGAAAAGTATGTAATCATATAATGTTTATTACATCTGTTTGAAGGTGACGCAGACACTTAATAAATTTATAGCAGACGAAGCAGACTACGAAAGTGAGGTTATGATTAATGACAAGAAACTTACAGAAGAAGATAGGAaaagtaattataattatattatccGCAATATTTATATGCTTTCTTACGTACAAACGCACGTCGACTTCGTTACATAAAAACAATTGAGTCGCAGTGGTATCAACATTCCGAAACAAAATGTACTTAGTAACCTAACTGTCAACAAAGGTGTGAATTAAAGTTTTTTGTTCATATTTAGACATCCGCTCAAACTTTCAAAACGTAATGATCTAAACTATAACAATATACAAATTGTACTTACATGTAAGAGGAATAAGTCACCGACAAGTAAAATACCAGAAGATTGTATCTAATTTAATCTGTTCATGATATGTTCATGAGACTCATCAAATAGCTTTGTTAAGAAGATAGGTGCAGAATATGTAGGTGTATATTACAGTATGAGTTTATGTATTTGACTATACTCTAGTAATTTTGAAGTTATATAGTATATCTTAATCAGTCGATGCGTGACTTGTTTTTTGTTCTGTGTAACTAATGGAATACGTAACACTTCACAACCAAGATTTCTAGTTTATCGTGGAGAATTAGGATCTGAATTCGATAAAGTTTTTACTACAAAATTCATTAACCACATGATATTATTTATGATTAACAGCTGAAATTGAAATGATTCAAAGAGACAACCAAGAAGCATTGCTGAAACAGCAAATGTTATTTAATGACATGATGGCAGcagaaaaacaacaaatacaggaacattatAGGATAATGGAGGCGGACAGAAAAGCGTACATGGAAAGGGAAGACCAAAAAATGAATCTTATTATGAAACAGTGGCAAGAAGAAAAAGAACTAAATCAACTGCAgatacagatgatgatgaatgaaaacgaaaaacagcgaaatgaatttaaaaaagaaacgaaaCAACTACATGACGAAATGCGTGCAAAAGAGAAAGAAAACAGAGAACGGTATGATCGACTTATAGCGCAAGAGAGGGAATTCAGTAAACTGCAAATTGACAAAATGAATGATAGTATGCGAAATATGTTGGCAATTAGTGAAAAGAGGGAAATGGAAAATATGAAGTTTATGAAAAGTGTACAGACAAGTCTAAAggattttcaaaagaaacaagtCGAAGAAAGAAGAATTGCTGAAAACTTGCGAAGAGAGAAAGAAAGATTCGATGATTTGAGACATCAGGACAAGCTGAAATTTGAAGCTGATTTGCAGCAAGGAAGAATGGAGTCAAATGCACAACGTGCAGAAATACAAAGACTTAGGAGACAAATGAATAATCAAAGTAGTTGTAACGTATGCTAACAGTATTTCCAAGAAgcgtaaatataaatatacagaTTTAACCTCTGCTGAGCACAAATTTATGTCTAAAACATAGTGATATCCGCTCTCAAGAGGTTTGTACTATATTTGTGTAAGTTTTACCGATGCAATGAATGAATTGATGCATCTATGTTTATATAATTGAAATGCAGAACATAATGTTAAAGGTTAATGGCATATTTTCAATCACATAGATGCATATAATGAATTTGGATGATAATATGCTCAATGACATGTATCGTTGATCAACACATTAGAGGAATTATTAAGGTATTGGgccactaatagtaatgtttaaagaatggcatttgcttggtatattcttaaagctgaccgtgtttcgcactttttgcaatttttaaacaacttttaccgtgccgtttttttttttgtaaattttgtatagttcatgatatttcctcaagctcaagtagagacaaatttcaaagtgatggccaatATCCAAAACGTTCGCAGATAATTCATTTTGCctgtaaatttgataaaaaaacatcaaactattggtaaacaattataaagcacaaaataaaactgtcaatataattttttctagggtgccttaagtaaacggatttaatgagacagaattctaactccaacattgaaaaattaaggtcgaatcctgcgggtctgttttgaattttgctcactttattcaaaaataaccttgggacagaagtaaaacttacctacatttcttccacaatatgtaatctaaagagttaatgcaaaatagagaatttttaccgcatgtaactcagtatttttgaagatgtctaactctaccctttctgtttcagagaaaaaatcactttgaagagcaagaaattgcttataaaatgattttttcccactcttgtacaataaatcaataataagtcttgaaagaagtaaacacttactagaaaaaaaatccaaaaattttggtcacagtggggcttgaacctacgcacccctgaaaattgaAGTCAATTTAGTTTTATGGTagtaattgaatactcttcaaaaaggaggtactttATTACatgcctaataccttaagaaCTCGGTCTGttaaatttgatatatgattGTTCAACCTTTCTGTAAATTAATAATAACCAGCATAACTAGTGTATTATGTATTTCTGTTTCTTACCCACAAATATCAATTTAATACGTTATTGTGTTATTGGTGTTATGTTTATTTATAGGGCAACATAGCTCAGTATTAGTTTTGGataaaatgcagatattaattgaataaaagcAAATCGTTTTGTGAATTCGAATCCTCTTGAGGATTTATTTTTCcctttcgttttcatttttattctcaTATTTACGTTTCTTTCTGTGATGGTTTGTTTTTGCacatatgtctttatataacattatattatgCTCATTATTAGCTTAAGTGCATGATTTAATTGatatcatctttaatatgatgCCTTTCTCCTCTGCCACATCGACTTTAAATATTGTCACAGAGtacatgaaggaatctaaatgaaatgaaataaaatgaaaacaatgcaaacatgaaataagaaataaatgtcaATGCTGAGTtccgaacccacacggcaaaagatctgtgtaacatggacagtatgctttactTCTGAGCTAATTTGGAATTGGTACACATACATgtactagaaatatttagattttaacatgttagaaaaatgttgaattccctatgtttcattttaatctatttaaagtcatgtttgtaaatatcaagttatcgttggggaaTAGTATATTTATTAGTTTCATGTTAGTGCATGCcatttaacaaaagaaaacaacaacagttaAATCTAAAAGCGTTTTTTGTATGTTTACTGACTTGTTTAAAGTATCAACTcaacatgttgtttttctttagTCTGGAGATCCCAGATGTAATGTAATATTTTGTGCATACGTTATATCAAATTAACCGTTATCTTTATTTACTTGCAATATAAGAAAGAAATCATTTGCTGTTTCGTTGAAATTAACGTTATATAGTGGAGCTCGCgataaatttttgtgcattctcgTTTTTACACGGCCGTGACACTAACGGTTTCACTAACGGTTAATTTTGTGACTGTCCAATCAAATGATACCTAAATTGGAAGATAGATAAATAATAAACACATCCATCAATGCTCAGGTGGAAAGTTTAATACATTCCCTCTATATAAGAACATGGCCACCAGTGATACAGAAATATCTGTACTTCGTATATACAATACTTGAAACTAGGTCATACAGCGTGTTACTAACATTATTCGCATTTCTTCTATATTTTTCAAGTCCGCACGCTCgacgtttttgtatttttattggtATTCAATATCCACCTCATAATCTCAGATTATATCAGCTTActcaataacatttaaaactgagAGTACAAGTGGTAAAAGTAAATTTAGTTTCGTCAATTTTTGTGTAATTTCAATGCATTGAACACTTACGTTTTGTATTTTGATTCAACCTTTTCTCCAGAGACAAAATTTTATCTAGTGAACACTTCAATCTACTGTCAGGAATACAATATCAATATAATATCGGAGTGTTTCCTTTCCCTTTTTCTGAAATTATAgggaaaaaagataaaaggtaaactGTTACAGTGAAACAATTACAGCTATCGATATTTAATATGTACGTTATAAGGTGTACTTTTAAAGTTCATGAAACTTACAGTAGAACTTCCGATAAATTTCCGCGCTTTCGAGAAACCAGCCGTTCGTTCACGAACGTTTTAGGAAATGGTATTCGTGTAAAACCGAGAAACGTGTAAATGTAAATTCGTATCGAGTTGCGCATGCGCATCGATAAACAATACCCGTGAAATGAATGTTTAATGCGCCTGCGCAGCGGGAAAACAACGATAAATAAAGGCACAGTATTGCTCACCTGATATAATTCTTACCCCTGATAAGTTAGAATCCACGTTGGCCTTgatttcacattttgacaaagttttatgaagaggAAGCAGAAAATGtgatcttaaaaaacaagaaggtactgtatagcgggttatttctgcggtccaAAAATTGGGAAAtaaatttctgcgtgttttatttctgcgttttaaCATAAAAGGAAGATAAATTTCTGCGTTTAAGCATAAAAGGAAGAGAGATTTCAGCATTTTCGATTCAAAGGAAGAGGTAAAAATGGATTAACCTTTAGGACTTGGACTGACCATCACACTCAGTTATATCATTATCGGTTTTTGATAGATGACGGTGGAAATGTCCAATAATTAGACCATCTCATTTTTGAACTTCAGATTACCTCGGGTAACAAAGCGTGAAATACGTTGGTGTAAAAATTATCCCACTGTTCAGTattcagtaggtcacattcatgaacACTGAACGTCAGTTAtaagatttgtgtgcaaaactgtacatgtcatccaaatttcagcctgggtgacctagtttctgacttcatctcagtgttgttatattttctgatccttcaGTGTCATTGGTTTCAACCAATTTAGATTTTGAAGAacgaataccgcttaagccggtgctagggggcgtgggtatTGTTGTAATTTCCATtaccgctcatgaacagactcaatcaaaccgagtctgcaattttcactttttgccttgttctcggtgcttccgagggatctacttttcagatgttatttacttcacaacagcgggtgttaggtgctttgtggcggccgtaaaaagtcgccccgacttcatctcagtgttgtcatattttctagtccttcgtTATCATTGAATTCAactaatttagatttgaagatggaatactgcttaagccggtgctaggggcgtgggcagtgttgcattttccattactgctcatgaacagcctcaatcaaaccgagtctgcaattttcaccgtTTGTTCTTGCTGCTTCCGAGCGATCTACTTTCCAGAATTTTATACAtattacccagattcaaacatggcacagggatcatcaagataaacattctgacccagtcgCGTGAAGATAGGATCATGTGGCTTCTATACTGTTGAGATGTTTTTCCTGTGAATTCAGcgaatgacatagtttttgaccctacattgCCTCAATTCCAACTGACCTATAGagcatcaagacaaacattctgaccaagtttcatgaagatatggtaataaatgtgCCCTCCAGAGTGTTAGTAAGCTTTTCagttgatttgacctgctgacctaatttttgacccataATGATctagattcaaacctgacctaaagaccgtccagaataacattctgactaagctcCATGAAGAtgtggttataaatgtggcctctagagttttaattatcttttcatttgatttgaactggtgacctagtatttgaccgcacttgaccttGACTCAGTTTTGACCTAGAGGTCAAAAAGACAAACAACCTGATAAATACTCATGAGTTTTAAACTAacttaggtctctagagtgtttaccttgacttgaactggtgacctagtttttagctccACCTGACTAAGGTAGGGACCTgacctaaaaattatcaagattaacattctgacctaggtTGATTAAGATGTGATCATATATGCGGCCTCAAGAGGGTTAAactagcctttcctttgatttgacctaatgacatagtcttttaccacatgacccagatgtAATGTAACATTTGGTACGTATGTTATATGAAGTAACCGTTATTTTTATTTACttgcaatataagaaattaatataACATAATTGAACTTTGAAGTTTTCTTTGATCTGATATTAGTCACGAGTCAACCAGTGTAGTTTATTGCTTTGGGGCATGTTCGAAATTTAACAGTCTTACAAAATTACGAAGGAGTGGTAATTTCTttacatgattttgttttaacaattTCCTGTTTTTCATGACTttctttttgagatttttttcagtGTACTACACATACTATTCATTCGTTATTTCTTCTTCTTTAGATGTggttaaaatgtttatcttgaccaTTTTTAGGTCAAGCTTGAATCTGGAACATGTGGGGTGAAAAGCTAGGTCACGTggtccaatcaaaggaaaagctagttaacactattatgacatatctgaatgaaactttgtcagaataattatctttatgatcattaggtcaagttaaaatctggataaggtggggtcaaaaacaaggtcacaaggtcacAAAACCAAATTAAAGCTTATTAACATTCTAGAGCCACATTTATGCAAATATCtctatgaatcttggtcagaatgtaaatcttgataaACTTTAGGTCacgttcgaatctgggtcaagttggatcaaaaactaggtcaccaggtcaaaaatcaaggaaaattttgttaacaacctagagaccacatttaatACTGTATCGTCATAAAACTTtattgatctttaggtcaagtgtGAGCCTaaatcatgttgggtcaaaaactaggtcaccaggtcgaatcaaagaaatagctagtttatattccAGAGACCATatatatggccatatcttaataaaacttggtcagaatgttaatcttgatgatttttaagtCAAGTTCCAtatgggtcagatggggtcaaaaccTAGATCATCAAGCCAAATCAAAggtaaaacttgttaacactctagagaccttattttaagtttgaaactcaaatgaaacagaatgtttgttttgatgactactaggtcaagttcaaatctgggtcatattggggcaaaaacaaggtcaccatttcttatcaaataaaaaacttgttaacatcctttaggccacatttttgatgtatcgtcatgaaacttggtcataatgttaatcttgattattttTGGCCAGGTTGGAATCGCGCTTATGTGAGGTTATCCAATAGGTCACCAGGTTTAATCAAATGTAAAGCCTGTTAACAtcctggaggccacatttatgactgtattttcatgaaacttaatcggaatgttcatcttgatgatctttaggtcagtttaaTATCTGGATTATGTGgaacaaaatctaggtcatttggtcaaatcaaacgaaaagctagttaacacactagaaaacacatttatggccatatcttaatgaaacttggtcagagctTAAATCTTTTTGACCTTACGATCAAGTTTTAGTCTTGGTCAGTTGGgatcaaaaataggtcaccaggtcgaataaaaaaataaaaaaggaaagaataaatACCGGTAGTG
Coding sequences within:
- the LOC128552759 gene encoding golgin subfamily A member 6-like protein 22, translating into DEMDKLWNDAKEHNGKLIIEYCHTQLKESYAEVIGEKRQNGDYLVPGGYEDYKYDIENTKRKYKTKMEETEEYIVTQTLNKFIADEADYESEVMINDKKLTEEDRKTEIEMIQRDNQEALLKQQMLFNDMMAAEKQQIQEHYRIMEADRKAYMEREDQKMNLIMKQWQEEKELNQLQIQMMMNENEKQRNEFKKETKQLHDEMRAKEKENRERYDRLIAQEREFSKLQIDKMNDSMRNMLAISEKREMENMKFMKSVQTSLKDFQKKQVEERRIAENLRREKERFDDLRHQDKLKFEADLQQGRMESNAQRAEIQRLRRQMNNQSSCNVC